From a region of the Ornithodoros turicata isolate Travis unplaced genomic scaffold, ASM3712646v1 ctg00001197.1, whole genome shotgun sequence genome:
- the LOC135376642 gene encoding uncharacterized protein LOC135376642 has translation MHIVRVLLILLAWRPRQQTVSSKPLRRKAADLEMDAPQLKRPPHIFKTDIQESLQWRMENSAGKRQAREEVLFVHKPTPAPTYYTAKHKTSKRCSDDFDCMRVLGQVCNIEKQGSTGTCQCPDSTPVHVVEHDQPRCVSARLIFEDCADTAECAFLNPYVECVNQICTCSPPNVMKRKDLCIPASASNTTSPAANVFAILLMSIGAIGGIVALVASFNATFRSTSTPPGFPVPFTPRPSTEFWTPGPHSPLLTSTPLRGHLDGRGQWPACGMDVTVPLEQPAPAAAGRRPVTDSCPVQGSHTNRQAPLGPPPTSDRRGEADSLSAMLSTRGAHGDPPQRRPAPSPPRSNPHSVRRCHRHHYITSPSSRTAGGVRTCQAAHNTTGSSGTRRRHSRHHRRSDGPLRGEECGRAPRSFLHKPLDGASASVSTLASDKRGVASKIKGRVRQGKGAFSGRCLPWRGTRCGREGE, from the exons ATGCATATTGTGCGCGTTCTTCTGATCCTTCTCGCTTGGAGGCCAAGGCAGCAGACTGTGTCTTCGAAACCCTTACGTCGGAAGGCAGCAGATCTCGAGATGGATGCCCCGCAATTGAAGCGCCCGCCTCACAT TTTTAAAACTGATATTCAAGAGAGCCTCCAATGGCGAATGGAGAACTCTGCGGGGAAGCGACAGGCGAGGGAAGAAGTTCTCTTCGTCCATAAACCAACTCCTGCGCCAACTTATT ATACTGCGAAGCACAAGACAAGCAAGCGGTGCTCGGACGACTTCGACTGCATGCGAGTCTTGGGCCAGGTGTGCAACATCGAGAAGCAAGGCTCGACGGGAACCTGTCAGTGCCCCGACAGCACACCTGTTCATGTAGTGGAGCACGACCAGCCAAGATGTGTCTCTG CTCGCCTGATCTTTGAGGACTGCGCGGACACCGCCGAATGTGCGTTCCTCAACCCTTATGTGGAATGTGTGAACCAGATCTGCACCTGCTCGCCACCGAACGTTATGAAAAGGAAGGACCTGTGCATCCCAG CTTCAGCATCCAATACTACTTCCCCGGCGGCCAACGTGTTCGCCATACTTCTCATGAGCATCGGAGCTATCGGAGGCATTGTAGCTCTTGTGGCCAG TTTCAATGCCACGTTTCGCTCTACCTCCACACCGCCCGGTTTCCCGGTCCCGTTCACGCCGAGACCCAGCACGGAATTCTGGACCCCCGGACCGCACAGCCCGCTCCTCACCTCCACACCGCTCCGTGGCCACCTGGACGGTCGTGGCCAATGGCCTGCCTGTGGCATGGACGTCACGGTCCCGCTGGAGCAGCCAGCCCCGGCCGCTGCGGGGAGAAGACCCGTCACGGACTCCTGCCCCGTTCAGGGGTCTCACACTAACAGACAGGCACCCCTCGGACCCCCTCCAACCTCTGACCGCCGAGGAGAGGCGGATTCTCTGTCCGCAATGTTAAGTACCCGAGGTGCGCATGGGGACCCACCGCAGAGGCGCCCTGCACCGAGCCCGCCTCGAAGCAACCCGCACAGTGTCCGACGTTGCCACCGCCATCACTACATTACGTCGCCTTCGTCCCGAACTGCTGGTGGAGTCCGCACCTGCCAGGCAGCCCACAACACAACCGGTTCCTCCGGTACCCGACGACGCCATTCTCGACATCACCGACGATCTGATGGCCCTTTAAGGGGGGAGGAGTGTGGTCGAGCACCACGAAGCTTTCTACACAAGCCCCTGGATGGCGCTTCAGCAAGTGTCTCAACCTTGGCCTCCGATAAGAGGGGCGTTGCTTCAAAGATAAAAGGCAGGGTGCGACAGGGGAAGGGAGCTTTTTCAGGGAGATGCTTGCCCTGGCGCGGTACACGTTGTGGCAGAGAAGGTGAATAA
- the LOC135376657 gene encoding uncharacterized protein LOC135376657 isoform X1, translated as MKRKDLCIPDSASSTTSQTANVFAMLLMSIGAIAGFAALVARIIIVREGRHQDSDEGPHGRYRWRHHADDPPMALLSKGIKRIFNDCKDKIQDMVLRKPVLSPQMQSLIEIRPTRPTRTSHESTVVVDVHVPYEPLDFEDIASLESHLRRATRLLSQEASPTTANTSLGATTSHRSKITKKSVEPLQQTSPVTTPNMATSLDSQRQADDVLVPHIEHAEVNADPPSPKHGDDEKRRDFNLNADLKHIMEIVIDQLSNPRSSPAGLRRIEGDECRVEVDEGKFSDTVRAVYSRTLLKLRQKLHTMAAQEAPSVDQVSFGDSCRTSSAIPRNKTVELLPSLDKGCGEAKGKTYADVSTLCRILHTPHSVSNDPHKRIRISDTVSEHRVGRNFPGPPVYGVPRLQTHQSTPATIDAFPVTQTPDRLPKRCYLLRDERQDNATTESFHSCSDPNRFMRQQKFIPTTTLPISDSAKLVLEPISSDVDLHNRPRDSLKAYLAGKAPTVATADCPSINDSLENNGEVDRTQSGVGGFTKMVHPRVHYIDSDNALQVREETSLCGIPKKLLKKPPKIVLSPIKDEVVGLQAEEETPLLNLETWIPKKKRNKSVLLPPYSRKRGGLQYHTQDSSFSLSRLELGSYMPNPSTSRLLNRSCTYIHGWGCKDVLQKVDACDRTPVEESIVLCSSGPSSEVKEYAQSYHERVIRTGTAATYVDPTSSSLPSDIQCPALFLLNTPRQDMACSKVEEIVEKNLQTVASSSILNDTTAKLSPPRKACEEVKLTITENDIIQCLNRVVGPNRAIAVEENRKFPEAKATQEAVCGYDLMQDVLLNEDFLSTSDVSKVDINPKGNSTAPKADLEAFSQPLSRLRRGHLKNILKEILEEEYAHVLQLATHGVPSMQSTTAPPVPFEHENLLALTHEPLEKVNRESSGTSTRNKLIAPESPSTNYVKPECEFTTARSSGEANTAEGFDLQPSSGTRQTSSSSKDSPGQTTTTVTTADNTVTQETSSTSTRRFYTELSFPDVDIHGADGDAPGSETSSSEDTTTGAMTTQTTEDSLDEDGYVHLEEKEMTKFLSQVTVVNSSESNIGSNDCEKPRRSVDTRFPFSPRRRRPPEKHRDQDTKTMSWVPPIPKLLLKEYRKNVLKNAAGVQQMTPEVTPSQHHTREGAIGNIVPLEETTSSPPDGNTARWTEPFREEYRDTESICANYTTTGVAVVRFSSVSGSKTEDSREGGQRDRKSGFTNGKRTRPKSASFHGILPSDRLGSVDGEPAFVPRSKSYTEYWLRTVSLYKEVSSCQISPSTDPSGDVMETESMAHVLHGLDDTRQGTTLEEIDLENFIRENQMNPLLKTFLYMHKTAYQTSVTRDTPKSTTYVSYDLQGKPISSNVPQPFEPDEMIPKTDYPTSLEIKPPNIETDRKKSSSLQSSADYRIIPALPQCESTSEATIIVDCDRGRRFYDTERQSGIFSPNGATTIAEQASFEDSSSSGPPKSLKKTLRKTAPYRTPFPLCSSSRSSAVAPISLRMLRRTNSTEYMTPSMTQGRSRIGNSVEEEKPLKKCVSALSYLEKNRLWKPDSLPFQRWLNAARRASLRPGDGGSVLDASGRPSSQDMIMSSESSEEEEMHSLASTTMQTMDEAGTEGEEIA; from the exons ATGAAAAGGAAGGACCTTTGCATCCCAG ATTCAGCATCCAGTACTACTTCCCAGACGGCCAACGTGTTTGCCATGCTTCTCATGAGCATCGGAGCTATCGCAGGCTTTGCAGCTCTTGTGGCCAG GATCATAATTGTCAGAGAAGGCCGACACCAAGATAGCGACGAAGGACCACATGGTCGTTATCGATGGCGACATCACGCGGATGATCCTCCGATGGCCCTGTTAAGCAAAGGCATCAAGCGCATTTTCAATGACTGCAAAGATAAGATACAAGATATGGTACTTCGAAAGCCCGTGCTCTCTCCGCAGATGCAAAGTCTAATCGAAATCCGGCCTACCAGGCCTACCAGAACCTCCCATGAGAGCACGGTTGTGGTCGATGTCCACGTGCCATACGAACCGTTGGACTTTGAGGACATAGCTTCATTGGAATCTCACCTTCGCAGAGCAACGCGACTGCTTTCTCAAGAAGCGTCTCCAACAACAGCAAATACTTCATTGGGAGCGACAACATCACACAGGTCGAAGATTACTAAGAAGTCAGTCGAGCCGTTGCAACAGACCTCCCCAGTTACCACTCCAAATATGGCGACATCTCTGGATTCTCAAAGGCAAGCTGACGATGTCCTTGTGCCGCATATTGAACACGCCGAAGTGAATGCGGACCCACCATCGCCAAAGCACGGAGACGACGAGAAAAGGCGAGATTTCAACTTGAACGCGGACCTAAAACACATTATGGAGATAGTTATAGACCAGCTCTCAAACCCGCGGAGCAGCCCAGCTGGGCTCCGCAGAATCGAAGGAGACGAATGCAGAGTAGAAGTTGACGAGGGCAAGTTTTCTGATACAGTCCGAGCCGTGTATTCTCGAACTCTCCTCAAGCTACGCCAGAAGCTACACACTATGGCGGCGCAGGAAGCCCCCAGCGTTGACCAAGTGTCTTTCGGAGATTCCTGTCGGACGTCCAGCGCTATTCCAAGAAATAAAACCGTGGAGCTGCTTCCTTCTCTCGATAAAGGGTGCGGCGAAGCAAAAGGCAAAACGTACGCGGATGTGTCCACCCTATGTCGAATTCTCCACACTCCACACTCTGTCTCGAACGATCCACATAAGCGAATTCGAATAAGCGATACGGTCTCCGAACATCGGGTCGGTAGAAATTTTCCGGGGCCTCCAGTCTATGGTGTTCCTCGCTTGCAGACTCATCAAAGCACCCCTGCAACCATCGATGCTTTTCCTGTTACACAGACACCCGATCGTCTTCCAAAAAGGTGTTACCTTCTTAGAGACGAACGACAAGATAATGCGACGACCGAATCATTTCACTCTTGTTCCGACCCCAATCGTTTTATGAGACAACAGAAGTTCATTCCGACGACGACCCTGCCGATATCCGATTCAGCAAAACTGGTTCTGGAGCCGATTTCGAGTGATGTGGACCTTCACAATCGTCCTAGGGATAGTCTGAAGGCGTACCTTGCAGGCAAGGCTCCGACGGTAGCTACTGCAGATTGTCCCTCGATAAATGATTCCTTGGAAAACAATGGGGAGGTTGATAGAACACAGTCAGGTGTTGGTGGATTCACAAAAATGGTACACCCGAGGGTACACTACATTGACTCTGACAATGCCTTGCAAGTCAGAGAAGAAACCTCGCTCTGCGGTATACCAAAGAAGCTTCTTAAGAAGCCACCTAAAATCGTTTTATCCCCGATAAAAGACGAGGTCGTAGGTCTGCAAGCCGAAGAAGAAACGCCACTACTTAACCTGGAAACCTGGATACCtaagaagaaaaggaacaagTCAGTTCTTCTACCCCCTTATTCAAGAAAGAGAGGAGGTTTACAATATCACACACAAGATAGTTCATTTTCGTTGTCACGACTGGAACTAGGGTCATACATGCCTAATCCGTCGACGTCCAGGCTTCTCAATAGGTCCTGTACGTACATTCATGGTTGGGGTTGCAAAGACGTGCTGCAGAAAGTGGACGCTTGTGACAGAACGCCCGTTGAAGAAAGCATTGTTCTGTGCTCTTCGGGGCCTTCGAGCGAAGTGAAAGAATATGCGCAATCCTACCACGAAAGAGTGATTAGGACAGGCACTGCTGCCACATACGTAGATCCCACCTCAAGTAGCCTCCCTTCAGATATTCAATGTCCTGCGCTCTTTCTGTTAAATACACCAAGACAAGATATGGCATGCAGCAAAGTTGAAGAGATCGTTGAGAAGAACCTGCAAACAGTCGCATCGTCCTCGATACTAAATGACACTACAGCTAAGTTATCTCCACCTCGAAAGGCATGCGAAGAGGTCAAGTTGACAATCACCGAGAACGACATCATCCAGTGCTTAAACAGAGTCGTAGGACCAAATCGAGCCATAGCTGTAGAAGAAAACAGGAAGTTCCCAGAAGCAAAAGCTACGCAGGAGGCTGTGTGCGGTTACGACTTGATGCAAGACGTGCTTTTGAACGAGGACTTCCTAAGTACCAGTGACGTTTCCAAAGTTGATATTAATCCCAAAGGAAATTCCACCGCGCCTAAAGCTGATCTGGAAGCATTCAGTCAGCCACTTTCGCGCCTACGAAGAGGCCACTTGAAAAATATCCTGAAGGAAATTTTGGAAGAAGAGTACGCCCATGTTCTTCAGCTCGCAACACATGGGGTGCCGTCGATGCAGAGCACAACGGCTCCTCCGGTGCCTTTCGAACACGAAAACTTGCTAGCGCTCACCCATGAGCCATTGGAAAAGGTGAATAGGGAAAGCTCTGGTACTTCGACACGCAACAAGCTTATTGCTCCAGAATCACCATCAACGAACTATGTTAAACCAGAGTGTGAATTTACAACTGCGCGGTCGAGCGGTGAAGCTAACACGGCGGAAGGATTCGACCTGCAGCCGTCATCAGGAACTCGGCAAACTTCTTCATCTTCGAAAGATTCACCTGGACAAACGACGACCACGGTTACGACAGCTGACAACACGGTTACGCAAGAAACATCATCGACATCTACCAGAAGGTTTTACACGGAATTAAGCTTCCCAGACGTGGACATTCATGGAGCTGATGGTGACGCCCCCGGGAGTGAGACTTCGTCGTCAGAGGATACCACCACTGGTGCAATGACGACTCAGACGACGGAAGATAGCTTGGATGAAGACGGTTATGTTCACTTGGAAGAGAAAGAAATGACGAAGTTCTTATCTCAAGTTACTGTCGTTAATTCATCAGAATCTAATATAGGGTCTAACGATTGCGAAAAACCTCGTCGTTCTGTTGATACGCGATTCCCATTTAGCCCGAGAAGGCGACGACCACCTGAAAAACATCGAGATCAAGACACTAAAACAATGAGCTGGGTCCCTCCGATTCCTAAATTGCTCCTAAAAGAATACAGGAAAAATGTTCTCAAGAACGCAGCAGGAGTACAACAGATGACACCCGAAGTGACACCCTCTCAACACCACACGCGCGAAGGCGCGATTGGAAATATCGTACCTCTGGAGGAAACGACGTCTTCTCCTCCCGACGGCAACACCGCCAGATGGACTGAGCCATTTCGAGAAGAATATCGTGACACCGAGAGCATATGTGCAAACTACACCACCACGGGAGTTGCAGTCGTGAGATTTTCGTCCGTGTCAGGCAGCAAAACCGAAGACTCGAGAGAAGGTGGACAAAGAGACCGGAAAA GTGGCTTCACCAACGGAAAACGAACGAGGCCGAAATCTGCGTCATTCCACGGCATCCTTCCGTCCGACAGACTAGGCAGCGTTGATGGTGAACCTGCTTTCGTCCCGCGTTCCAAGTCGTATACAGAATATTGGCTTAGGACTGTTTCCCTCTACAAGGAAGTCTCATCCTGCCAAATCTCACCTTCAACGGATCCTTCGGGCGACGTTATGGAAACCGAATCCATGGCTCATGTGCTGCATGGCTTGGACGACACAAGACAGGGAACAACGTTGGAGGAGATCGACCTCGAAAACTTCATCCGCGAAAACCAGATGAATCCACTTCTGAAGACTTTCTTGTACATGCATAAAACGGCGTACCAGACATCTGTGACGCGGGATACACCCAAATCAACCACGTACGTGAGTTACGACTTACAAGGTAAGCCCATTTCTTCTAATGTCCCGCAACCATTTGAACCGGACGAGATGATACCGAAGACGGACTACCCGACTTCACTAGAAATTAAACCACCAAATATCGAAACCGACAGGAAGAAATCATCCAGTTTGCAGTCCAGCGCAGACTACCGCATTATTCCAGCTCTTCCACAGTGCGAAAGTACGTCGGAGGCAACAATCATTGTCGACTGCGACCGAGGCAGGCGCTTTTATGATACGGAACGTCAAAGTGGGATCTTCTCACCCAACGGTGCAACCACCATCGCAGAGCAGGCCAGTTTCGAAGACAGCTCTAGCAGCGGTCCTCCAAAATCGCTCAAGAAAACGCTGCGAAAAACTGCGCCGTACCGTACGCCGTTCCCTCTCTGCAGCAGTTCGCGGTCGAGCGCCGTTGCTCCGATCAGTCTGAGAATGTTGAGACGTACGAactcgacggaatacatgacgcCGTCTATGACACAAGGTCGTAGCCGAATAGGGAATTCCGTCGAAGAGGAAAAACCGTTGAAGAAGTGCGTAAGCGCCCTTTCGTACCTTGAGAAAAACCGTCTTTGGAAACCGGACTCGTTGCCCTTTCAGCGATGGCTGAACGCGGCCAGGAGGGCGTCGTTAAGGCCTGGCGATGGAGGGTCTGTCCTGGATGCGTCGGGACGCCCATCTTCTCAAGATATGATAATGTCGAGCGAGTCGTCTGAGGAGGAAGAGATGCATAGCTTGGCGTCTACTACGATGCAGACTATGGACGAAGCTGGTACGGAAGGCGAAGAAATAGCTTGA
- the LOC135376657 gene encoding uncharacterized protein LOC135376657 isoform X2, giving the protein MKRKDLCIPDSASSTTSQTANVFAMLLMSIGAIAGFAALVARIIIVREGRHQDSDEGPHGRYRWRHHADDPPMALLSKGIKRIFNDCKDKIQDMVLRKPVLSPQMQSLIEIRPTRPTRTSHESTVVVDVHVPYEPLDFEDIASLESHLRRATRLLSQEASPTTANTSLGATTSHRSKITKKSVEPLQQTSPVTTPNMATSLDSQRQADDVLVPHIEHAEVNADPPSPKHGDDEKRRDFNLNADLKHIMEIVIDQLSNPRSSPAGLRRIEGDECRVEVDEGKFSDTVRAVYSRTLLKLRQKLHTMAAQEAPSVDQVSFGDSCRTSSAIPRNKTVELLPSLDKGCGEAKGKTYADVSTLCRILHTPHSVSNDPHKRIRISDTVSEHRVGRNFPGPPVYGVPRLQTHQSTPATIDAFPVTQTPDRLPKRCYLLRDERQDNATTESFHSCSDPNRFMRQQKFIPTTTLPISDSAKLVLEPISSDVDLHNRPRDSLKAYLAGKAPTVATADCPSINDSLENNGEVDRTQSGVGGFTKMVHPRVHYIDSDNALQVREETSLCGIPKKLLKKPPKIVLSPIKDEVVGLQAEEETPLLNLETWIPKKKRNKSVLLPPYSRKRGGLQYHTQDSSFSLSRLELGSYMPNPSTSRLLNRSCTYIHGWGCKDVLQKVDACDRTPVEESIVLCSSGPSSEVKEYAQSYHERVIRTGTAATYVDPTSSSLPSDIQCPALFLLNTPRQDMACSKVEEIVEKNLQTVASSSILNDTTAKLSPPRKACEEVKLTITENDIIQCLNRVVGPNRAIAVEENRKFPEAKATQEAVCGYDLMQDVLLNEDFLSTSDVSKVDINPKGNSTAPKADLEAFSQPLSRLRRGHLKNILKEILEEEYAHVLQLATHGVPSMQSTTAPPVPFEHENLLALTHEPLEKVNRESSGTSTRNKLIAPESPSTNYVKPECEFTTARSSGEANTAEGFDLQPSSGTRQTSSSSKDSPGQTTTTVTTADNTVTQETSSTSTRRFYTELSFPDVDIHGADGDAPGSETSSSEDTTTGAMTTQTTEDSLDEDGYVHLEEKEMTKFLSQVTVVNSSESNIGSNDCEKPRRSVDTRFPFSPRRRRPPEKHRDQDTKTMSWVPPIPKLLLKEYRKNVLKNAAGVQQMTPEVTPSQHHTREGAIGNIVPLEETTSSPPDGNTARWTEPFREEYRDTESICANYTTTGVAVVRFSSVSGSKTEDSREGGQRDRKSGFTNGKRTRPKSASFHGILPSDRLGSVDGEPAFVPRSKSYTEYWLRTVSLYKEVSSCQISPSTDPSGDVMETESMAHVLHGLDDTRQGTTLEEIDLENFIRENQMNPLLKTFLYMHKTAYQTSVTRDTPKSTTYVSYDLQGRNHPVCSPAQTTALFQLFHSAKVRRRQQSLSTATEAGAFMIRNVKVGSSHPTVQPPSQSRPVSKTALAAVLQNRSRKRCEKLRRTVRRSLSAAVRGRAPLLRSV; this is encoded by the exons ATGAAAAGGAAGGACCTTTGCATCCCAG ATTCAGCATCCAGTACTACTTCCCAGACGGCCAACGTGTTTGCCATGCTTCTCATGAGCATCGGAGCTATCGCAGGCTTTGCAGCTCTTGTGGCCAG GATCATAATTGTCAGAGAAGGCCGACACCAAGATAGCGACGAAGGACCACATGGTCGTTATCGATGGCGACATCACGCGGATGATCCTCCGATGGCCCTGTTAAGCAAAGGCATCAAGCGCATTTTCAATGACTGCAAAGATAAGATACAAGATATGGTACTTCGAAAGCCCGTGCTCTCTCCGCAGATGCAAAGTCTAATCGAAATCCGGCCTACCAGGCCTACCAGAACCTCCCATGAGAGCACGGTTGTGGTCGATGTCCACGTGCCATACGAACCGTTGGACTTTGAGGACATAGCTTCATTGGAATCTCACCTTCGCAGAGCAACGCGACTGCTTTCTCAAGAAGCGTCTCCAACAACAGCAAATACTTCATTGGGAGCGACAACATCACACAGGTCGAAGATTACTAAGAAGTCAGTCGAGCCGTTGCAACAGACCTCCCCAGTTACCACTCCAAATATGGCGACATCTCTGGATTCTCAAAGGCAAGCTGACGATGTCCTTGTGCCGCATATTGAACACGCCGAAGTGAATGCGGACCCACCATCGCCAAAGCACGGAGACGACGAGAAAAGGCGAGATTTCAACTTGAACGCGGACCTAAAACACATTATGGAGATAGTTATAGACCAGCTCTCAAACCCGCGGAGCAGCCCAGCTGGGCTCCGCAGAATCGAAGGAGACGAATGCAGAGTAGAAGTTGACGAGGGCAAGTTTTCTGATACAGTCCGAGCCGTGTATTCTCGAACTCTCCTCAAGCTACGCCAGAAGCTACACACTATGGCGGCGCAGGAAGCCCCCAGCGTTGACCAAGTGTCTTTCGGAGATTCCTGTCGGACGTCCAGCGCTATTCCAAGAAATAAAACCGTGGAGCTGCTTCCTTCTCTCGATAAAGGGTGCGGCGAAGCAAAAGGCAAAACGTACGCGGATGTGTCCACCCTATGTCGAATTCTCCACACTCCACACTCTGTCTCGAACGATCCACATAAGCGAATTCGAATAAGCGATACGGTCTCCGAACATCGGGTCGGTAGAAATTTTCCGGGGCCTCCAGTCTATGGTGTTCCTCGCTTGCAGACTCATCAAAGCACCCCTGCAACCATCGATGCTTTTCCTGTTACACAGACACCCGATCGTCTTCCAAAAAGGTGTTACCTTCTTAGAGACGAACGACAAGATAATGCGACGACCGAATCATTTCACTCTTGTTCCGACCCCAATCGTTTTATGAGACAACAGAAGTTCATTCCGACGACGACCCTGCCGATATCCGATTCAGCAAAACTGGTTCTGGAGCCGATTTCGAGTGATGTGGACCTTCACAATCGTCCTAGGGATAGTCTGAAGGCGTACCTTGCAGGCAAGGCTCCGACGGTAGCTACTGCAGATTGTCCCTCGATAAATGATTCCTTGGAAAACAATGGGGAGGTTGATAGAACACAGTCAGGTGTTGGTGGATTCACAAAAATGGTACACCCGAGGGTACACTACATTGACTCTGACAATGCCTTGCAAGTCAGAGAAGAAACCTCGCTCTGCGGTATACCAAAGAAGCTTCTTAAGAAGCCACCTAAAATCGTTTTATCCCCGATAAAAGACGAGGTCGTAGGTCTGCAAGCCGAAGAAGAAACGCCACTACTTAACCTGGAAACCTGGATACCtaagaagaaaaggaacaagTCAGTTCTTCTACCCCCTTATTCAAGAAAGAGAGGAGGTTTACAATATCACACACAAGATAGTTCATTTTCGTTGTCACGACTGGAACTAGGGTCATACATGCCTAATCCGTCGACGTCCAGGCTTCTCAATAGGTCCTGTACGTACATTCATGGTTGGGGTTGCAAAGACGTGCTGCAGAAAGTGGACGCTTGTGACAGAACGCCCGTTGAAGAAAGCATTGTTCTGTGCTCTTCGGGGCCTTCGAGCGAAGTGAAAGAATATGCGCAATCCTACCACGAAAGAGTGATTAGGACAGGCACTGCTGCCACATACGTAGATCCCACCTCAAGTAGCCTCCCTTCAGATATTCAATGTCCTGCGCTCTTTCTGTTAAATACACCAAGACAAGATATGGCATGCAGCAAAGTTGAAGAGATCGTTGAGAAGAACCTGCAAACAGTCGCATCGTCCTCGATACTAAATGACACTACAGCTAAGTTATCTCCACCTCGAAAGGCATGCGAAGAGGTCAAGTTGACAATCACCGAGAACGACATCATCCAGTGCTTAAACAGAGTCGTAGGACCAAATCGAGCCATAGCTGTAGAAGAAAACAGGAAGTTCCCAGAAGCAAAAGCTACGCAGGAGGCTGTGTGCGGTTACGACTTGATGCAAGACGTGCTTTTGAACGAGGACTTCCTAAGTACCAGTGACGTTTCCAAAGTTGATATTAATCCCAAAGGAAATTCCACCGCGCCTAAAGCTGATCTGGAAGCATTCAGTCAGCCACTTTCGCGCCTACGAAGAGGCCACTTGAAAAATATCCTGAAGGAAATTTTGGAAGAAGAGTACGCCCATGTTCTTCAGCTCGCAACACATGGGGTGCCGTCGATGCAGAGCACAACGGCTCCTCCGGTGCCTTTCGAACACGAAAACTTGCTAGCGCTCACCCATGAGCCATTGGAAAAGGTGAATAGGGAAAGCTCTGGTACTTCGACACGCAACAAGCTTATTGCTCCAGAATCACCATCAACGAACTATGTTAAACCAGAGTGTGAATTTACAACTGCGCGGTCGAGCGGTGAAGCTAACACGGCGGAAGGATTCGACCTGCAGCCGTCATCAGGAACTCGGCAAACTTCTTCATCTTCGAAAGATTCACCTGGACAAACGACGACCACGGTTACGACAGCTGACAACACGGTTACGCAAGAAACATCATCGACATCTACCAGAAGGTTTTACACGGAATTAAGCTTCCCAGACGTGGACATTCATGGAGCTGATGGTGACGCCCCCGGGAGTGAGACTTCGTCGTCAGAGGATACCACCACTGGTGCAATGACGACTCAGACGACGGAAGATAGCTTGGATGAAGACGGTTATGTTCACTTGGAAGAGAAAGAAATGACGAAGTTCTTATCTCAAGTTACTGTCGTTAATTCATCAGAATCTAATATAGGGTCTAACGATTGCGAAAAACCTCGTCGTTCTGTTGATACGCGATTCCCATTTAGCCCGAGAAGGCGACGACCACCTGAAAAACATCGAGATCAAGACACTAAAACAATGAGCTGGGTCCCTCCGATTCCTAAATTGCTCCTAAAAGAATACAGGAAAAATGTTCTCAAGAACGCAGCAGGAGTACAACAGATGACACCCGAAGTGACACCCTCTCAACACCACACGCGCGAAGGCGCGATTGGAAATATCGTACCTCTGGAGGAAACGACGTCTTCTCCTCCCGACGGCAACACCGCCAGATGGACTGAGCCATTTCGAGAAGAATATCGTGACACCGAGAGCATATGTGCAAACTACACCACCACGGGAGTTGCAGTCGTGAGATTTTCGTCCGTGTCAGGCAGCAAAACCGAAGACTCGAGAGAAGGTGGACAAAGAGACCGGAAAA GTGGCTTCACCAACGGAAAACGAACGAGGCCGAAATCTGCGTCATTCCACGGCATCCTTCCGTCCGACAGACTAGGCAGCGTTGATGGTGAACCTGCTTTCGTCCCGCGTTCCAAGTCGTATACAGAATATTGGCTTAGGACTGTTTCCCTCTACAAGGAAGTCTCATCCTGCCAAATCTCACCTTCAACGGATCCTTCGGGCGACGTTATGGAAACCGAATCCATGGCTCATGTGCTGCATGGCTTGGACGACACAAGACAGGGAACAACGTTGGAGGAGATCGACCTCGAAAACTTCATCCGCGAAAACCAGATGAATCCACTTCTGAAGACTTTCTTGTACATGCATAAAACGGCGTACCAGACATCTGTGACGCGGGATACACCCAAATCAACCACGTACGTGAGTTACGACTTACAAG GAAGAAATCATCCAGTTTGCAGTCCAGCGCAGACTACCGCATTATTCCAGCTCTTCCACAGTGCGAAAGTACGTCGGAGGCAACAATCATTGTCGACTGCGACCGAGGCAGGCGCTTTTATGATACGGAACGTCAAAGTGGGATCTTCTCACCCAACGGTGCAACCACCATCGCAGAGCAGGCCAGTTTCGAAGACAGCTCTAGCAGCGGTCCTCCAAAATCGCTCAAGAAAACGCTGCGAAAAACTGCGCCGTACCGTACGCCGTTCCCTCTCTGCAGCAGTTCGCGGTCGAGCGCCGTTGCTCCGATCAGTCTGA